A window from Sphingomonas sp. NBWT7 encodes these proteins:
- a CDS encoding SDR family oxidoreductase codes for MQRSLWPTMWCCHAVLPLMLEANSGAIVNIGPVATRGINRVPYAAAKGGVSALTQALSFDLDDRPIRVNCVAPGGVNVERVTPRNPKPPTEADIKGFGEVGEQTLRDTLMKRFAAPEELAAAICFFASPEASYITGQTLYVAGGGIG; via the coding sequence ATCCAGCGCTCCTTATGGCCGACAATGTGGTGCTGCCATGCCGTGCTGCCGCTGATGCTCGAAGCGAACAGCGGCGCGATCGTAAACATCGGCCCGGTCGCAACGCGCGGCATCAACCGGGTCCCCTATGCCGCGGCCAAAGGCGGAGTGTCGGCGCTTACCCAGGCGCTGTCGTTCGACCTCGACGACCGGCCGATCCGGGTCAATTGCGTCGCTCCCGGCGGAGTCAATGTCGAGCGGGTCACGCCGCGCAATCCCAAGCCGCCGACCGAGGCCGACATCAAGGGTTTCGGCGAAGTCGGCGAGCAGACGTTGCGCGACACCTTGATGAAGCGCTTCGCGGCGCCGGAAGAATTGGCCGCCGCGATCTGCTTTTTCGCCTCGCCCGAGGCGTCCTACATCACCGGCCAGACGCTGTACGTGGCAGGCGGCGGGATAGGCTGA
- a CDS encoding NAD(P)/FAD-dependent oxidoreductase, translating into MIASVVIVGANLAGGRAAEALRLNGYEGRIVLIGEERWLPYERPPLSKECLWDRDQLPENFFLHDQQWYEDNKIELELGVRAEALELSGRGVRLASGKEIPADRILLATGGKARLLPLDGATAANVHHLRTKDDADRLAADLKPGARIVVIGMGVIGAEVAASARKSGCEVTAIEPAPVPMIRTLGAHFGAWLGREHDKRGVKARYGIGVTRLYLDGGLVRTVELDDGTRIDCDAVVVGIGIVPSTELAANAGLAIGNGIVVDRQGRTSHEAVFAAGDVADQPNFFGGRVRLETYQNAADQGMAAAQAMIGREVDYLKPCWFWSDQYDINIQVSGRIDDSLPVVMRGELDSSQFTAFFLDGNVVAGVLTANRAVDMGVGKRMVERRLEVDPGQLGDASIPLREFLKPKARAA; encoded by the coding sequence ATGATCGCTTCGGTTGTGATTGTCGGCGCCAACCTTGCAGGGGGACGCGCCGCCGAAGCGCTCCGGCTCAACGGCTATGAAGGACGGATCGTCCTGATCGGGGAGGAGCGGTGGCTGCCCTATGAGCGGCCGCCGCTCTCCAAGGAATGCCTGTGGGACAGGGACCAGCTTCCCGAGAATTTCTTCCTCCACGACCAGCAATGGTATGAAGACAATAAGATAGAGCTGGAGCTCGGCGTGCGCGCCGAAGCACTGGAGCTTTCCGGCCGAGGGGTTCGGCTGGCCTCCGGCAAGGAAATCCCGGCCGATCGCATCCTGCTCGCGACCGGCGGCAAGGCGCGCTTGTTGCCGCTCGATGGTGCGACCGCCGCCAATGTCCATCATTTGCGGACCAAGGATGACGCCGACCGGCTCGCGGCAGATCTCAAGCCGGGTGCGCGTATCGTCGTCATCGGCATGGGCGTGATCGGCGCTGAGGTCGCCGCGAGCGCGCGCAAGAGCGGCTGTGAGGTCACCGCGATCGAGCCGGCGCCGGTGCCGATGATCCGCACGCTCGGTGCGCATTTTGGCGCCTGGCTCGGCCGCGAGCACGACAAGCGCGGGGTGAAGGCGCGTTACGGCATCGGCGTGACCAGGCTGTATCTTGACGGCGGCCTGGTCCGCACCGTCGAGCTCGACGATGGCACGCGCATCGATTGCGACGCGGTGGTGGTCGGGATCGGCATCGTGCCCTCGACCGAGCTTGCCGCCAACGCCGGGCTAGCGATCGGCAACGGCATCGTCGTCGATCGCCAGGGGCGCACCAGCCATGAGGCGGTGTTCGCGGCGGGCGACGTCGCCGACCAGCCCAATTTCTTCGGCGGCCGGGTGCGGCTCGAAACCTATCAGAATGCCGCCGATCAGGGCATGGCCGCGGCGCAGGCGATGATCGGCCGCGAGGTCGATTATCTGAAGCCCTGCTGGTTCTGGTCCGACCAATATGACATCAACATCCAGGTCTCCGGCCGGATCGACGACAGCCTGCCGGTGGTGATGCGCGGCGAGCTCGACAGCAGCCAGTTCACCGCTTTCTTCCTCGACGGCAACGTCGTCGCCGGCGTGCTGACCGCAAATCGCGCGGTCGACATGGGCGTCGGCAAGAGGATGGTCGAGCGTCGGCTCGAGGTCGACCCGGGTCAGCTCGGCGACGCCTCGATTCCGCTCCGCGAGTTCTTGAAGCCCAAGGCGCGGGCGGCATAG